Within the Erigeron canadensis isolate Cc75 chromosome 6, C_canadensis_v1, whole genome shotgun sequence genome, the region TATGGCGAGGTGCCTAGATACAAACATCTTTATGTTGTTAATTATTATCCAGTTAATTACTGTATATGTTATGGAACGTGCCTTCATCTTTTGAcatgaaaaaaaattctttcCATCCCAATTCAATTTCCTATTTAATTTTTGAAGTCTTTATTTGTCAattttaaccgtaaatattttttatatttgttatacaATACTTGATAAACTATATGGATTGACTAAATTTTAGATGTCTAttaaattgatataactttcgttAATTAGATACTATATTACGCATACTAAAATTATACTTTATGGTAAGAGTTATTATACAAACTCAATAAATTAAATCACATTTCAACATTTAAATTgacatgaaaaaataaataatttttaagacACCATATACAATTATAATAGTTACAAAAAGTGTCTCCTTTATAATAAAGCCGTGCAACATCAAACATCAGGTCTAAGGATACCCAAATGAAAGAAACATGCAAAGTCAAAAAGAAAAGCCGAAAGCGTATATATTCCAGTAAAATAACATTCAACTGATCATACTGTGCCTCCTACAAAACCGGGCTTGGCATCCCCGGTTTCAAGTTTAAATTTTGACACCGGCTTTGGAAAAACCGGTCTGGTTTGACGTAGGCAAAACCGGGTTTTTCAAACCTGATTTTATttgtttcataaattttttttaacaaaaatttgtttaacaaaacacCTGTCAAATATGtctactttaaaaaaaaaatcactattattatagtatgtgatgatccaaaGGTTATGATTGAATCTACTGATAGTGCTCATTCGTAATCGTTTTACTTGACTGTCTCTAAAAGGATTCGATATACGTCTAAACTTTTCATCAACATTAAATAGCCTAGTTTATGATTTATAAGTGTATCCCTTTCGGTGATTACATACTATTTATTATTTAGTAAcgtttataataatagtataatcTATCCAAGAGAATATTTATGTTAAATACAATTTTCCTTGCTTTCGTCTGTTGTGCTTAAgtagttatatattaatatatttatatttatatttataataatttataatttatgtatATTCATATTGAAATCAACCCCTTTTTCAATAAACCCTACCTTCAATATGGCCGACTTTCCTGAAGACACTCTGTATAATATCTTTTCAAGAATTCCGATCAAATCTTTGGCTCGTTTTCGGTGTGTATGCAAACAATGGCGCGTATACATCAACGATCCTCACCTTGCAAACATTCATCATCATGTCAAAGAAGAACCCAAACCCATCCATATTGCTCCAATTCAACGTACTGATCAATTCCATCAACGAGCGTCTGAGCTCAGTCTTTTACGTGTTATGGCAGACGGAGTACAGGTTAATAAAGATTTGTCCTCTAGATTTCTAGtaaaaagaaattcaaaacACATGGAGGATCAAATACAAGGTTATTGCCATGGGCTCATCACTTTAATACGAAAAGAACACCGTCGTCGTAAACGTGGCACCACTTTTGTAGTGATCAATCCTCTAACTAAGGATTGTCACGACTTGCCACGACTCATCAAGAGGCCGTATGAAAAAATATCAGGGCAAGGGCTCGGTTTTGATAATTCCGCCAACACCTTCAAGATGGTTTGTGTTCTTGATCATACTAAAAATGGAGCGAAAATGCGCACTGTGCAGGTTCATAATTTGGGCACTGACTCGTGGCGCGAGATACCCCAAGTGTCGTATAAGTATTATTGCATTGGTGTTAGAGCCGTCTATGCTAATGGACGTTTGCATTGGTATGCGTGTGGGGACCTAGGGGAGAAAGTAGTTTGGATTGACATGAAAAAAGAGGAATACGGGTTGAGTGACCTTCCAAAACAAACAAGGGTTAGGTACTTCATGAAGTTGGTTGATCTTAATGGAGAGGTCGGATGCGTGTATCTTAAGTATGGGCCTAATTATGGTGGTGATGAAGTGGTAGTGTGGATACTGAAGCATGAAGACCAATGGAGCAAACACTGTGTCATTAAGCTTCCTGATTATAATGATAAAGTGGATGTTATAGGTTGTTGGAACAAAGAAGGAGACATATTAATCAAAAGATTGCTGACAAATGCTCTAAAAGGTCCGTCGCAATTGGTTGTTTACAGACTGACAAATGACAGTTTCCATAGCCTGGCCGGTTTAGAAGATGGTCCAGGTGAAGAAGCAAATTATTACAATATTCAAATGTATCAAAGCAGTTTGCTTTCTATGCGTAAATGGCATTGACCCAAAGCTATTATGCTGCTTTCTTTGCCAGAAATTGCTTATTCTAGCCCTGGcatttatgatacaatttaaaTCTCAactatgtttattaattaagaaTTGAAGCTCCTACGTTATTAGAAGTCCTTTGTAATCTAGACGTTGTTGGTACTGTAACTTTTTGctcaaacaaatttaaaagtgactgtcaattattatcattattatttgctTCAAAAACGACTTTTCAAGTTTAAAGTACTGTTTGGATCCTAATTAGCTCAAGTGTCAATTATATAGTACGTACTTCAAATTGAAAGGGCTATGTTAATCTTCATCTATATTACATCATAATAATCTGTTTCTTTAGTAAACGTACAGCGGAggttatgattattattattccaAACGAATCTCAAATGTCCAGAGGTTAGCCATATAGCAATTCCGCCCACATAATTGTTACCTTGTGTTACCATTCTCTTGTGCCATTATTCATTCGTTTTGCAGATTATCAGATATATAACGACTAAGAACTCTTCTGCAACTAGTTCAAGGCTATCAGATATAAAAATTATTCCTTTAATTTTGGGGCAGAACAGTTGTAACGATCCCAAATTAATCATATAGTAtaataatcatttaaaaaaaatgtgaaaggTGACATTGATAAATGATAATCATcgttatagattaaataaatgTTGGTGATTATATTGAATGAAAGGTGATCAACACAAAGATTAATTAACAAGACATTTACCCTGTAATTTGGTCCATGGATTATCATATTGTTCATGTGCTCTTGATGTGGTCATTAAAATATGTGTCTGAGACTTTTGATGCAatcatttaatttcttttttggtCTGAGTCTTGATTTTCACTTATATCCTTTTGTCGTTGTTGTTTTGGCTCTGTATTAATTGGGGAAGGGTTACAATTGAAATGTAGGGGAGTTTATTGGATTGGAAAGGGGGTTTAGaactaactaattaataatGGTGGCAAGATCCTGGATTTCATTAAGTAATGGAAAATACTAAATGCAGCCATTAGACTACACTTAAGTGAGTtaatgtaacatccatgaattttgacccgttgactttaagtatcatgttatgaattatagtagttaatgatatctttaaatccatcttgtggttaaatggctaattgtatactcaatgagccggttgacggtatgctagatgtaatgtcgtgggttttgaactaattagttatgttgacgggtcaacccatggatcaaagtcttgacccatgacccaccttagtcaacccaacccccacccaccttatcctttccttcccttattcttcttatctctctcttctttactcccaagaacacactctcctttcactctctctctctaatttaattcatagttcatggaaattcaagcttagttaatgcaagaataataatTCTTATCACCATTctaacttcatatcaaaaacttgggttccaaagtgtaagaaatgacctcatttgaatcaaaattcgggtttgaggatttgtgaagcttttggtaagtaaattctactctatgaccttcacttcatgttagtaaatgtatctatagttgtgccaaaacattttcgggtcacaaatcgggccAAAAGTCGAAGTAGGGTTTGTCTagggttagtaatgggttaaaccgaatttgaacttgagtttggtgttttgaagaaagattttgaagtgggtttgggttattcatgtgtaaacatgcttaattatgcttcatattgagttttgatgcttcacaaatcgattttgggtgtcaaaaatgagttatgggttagttttggtgtgtttaggtcgaaatgggttgctgatgctgaactgggtgagctgctgcgcagctagttaagctgctgcgcagcttcacaattctgtttttcagctgctgcgcagctagttaagctgctgcgcagcttcacgagtctgtttttcagctgcggcgcaacgataagttgcggcgcagttgggggcttaaatcacttaactttttcctagctttagttctaacatcctaggatcgtcccgacctttccggaatgtactcttatgaccttattggtgccctacacatgacaaacgagtcgtttaaagttgggtgtcctctttggaacctaattcaagacattaacataaactaaataaacatataacttatgtttgagaatgaggcgaccttggggcgacttcattttggttacaaactattacatgacctccctaacgaccatgttgggtcccgaaagtctttcaaagccataaactAAAGCTAAAACCTAGTTAGAGAGTCGTCTTTgttgaataatgcatgtcttgtatacattactaggttgtggacgcgtggagcactataatcacctataatctcatcttaattcgatattagcctcttttgccaatcaaggtgagttcgtatctccctactctattgagattcgggctgaaaagtgtacattgtgtgtttatttgtttgaattagttgtttgttgattgaatgatgattgatggatgaatcattgaaactttttgtgtatgttggtattgagaaaggttatatttaggttagatgtacatacatggaagtcgacttcgctttcaaaaggtttgagatgtggagggttagccgctggtacaccctgtatacaaacatcgaggactctttgaaagcaagccctctcaagtgtatgtatgtatagtttgatcatattgttggttattggatgttggattgatggattgttgggcttgcattgtgttggttgctttgagatgattggttgtctgttgagacaaatgtgtttatccaggtatagacgtatacactggtgttggtcatccgggttatagacgtatattcgccgacgtttttgagatgccacaatggtcatggtgatgacctgtgagtatcgttgcatagatggcataatggccctacatattatatgtattttggtttggcatgcatatcattcacatcatggcattgacattgcattgattgttcttatacgtttgttatatagtgatgcattggttggatgacgtgtaagactacttgtatgtgataattgttcttgtttttatgatatgtggttatggtcggtggttcatcttgggccaccactacgaactcaccaacctcgtgttgacttgtagaacacttttcaggtaatcaggtggttcaaggatgtgatgcatgatctggtgtagcttttggtttcgggcatggacttgatggatcaaggattcattcgcccacttttggattaatgcttaggatcgatagccatctctagaattctcttttgtaaactttgatggtcatttgctccttgtgcattgtttgaatatttgacttgttgtggattcaccgaatttattaatgtcatttagttgcctacgataatccctccttgtgttatatgatttccgtaatatttcgagccctagctcggggtgttacagttaaGGTGAATAAAAAACCTCATAAGTTCacctttaaattttataataagtgtacaactatttaattcaCCTAACGGGAGACATAAGGATCCGTAATTAAATGTGCATTTTGTTCATGGAAGTGAGATTGGTAGTTACTTAGAATAGATAGCGCAGTGGTTTAATCTGAAGACCTTAATAATGCAGGACACAACATCTATATGTTCTTAGTATT harbors:
- the LOC122604512 gene encoding F-box protein At3g07870-like, with translation MADFPEDTLYNIFSRIPIKSLARFRCVCKQWRVYINDPHLANIHHHVKEEPKPIHIAPIQRTDQFHQRASELSLLRVMADGVQVNKDLSSRFLVKRNSKHMEDQIQGYCHGLITLIRKEHRRRKRGTTFVVINPLTKDCHDLPRLIKRPYEKISGQGLGFDNSANTFKMVCVLDHTKNGAKMRTVQVHNLGTDSWREIPQVSYKYYCIGVRAVYANGRLHWYACGDLGEKVVWIDMKKEEYGLSDLPKQTRVRYFMKLVDLNGEVGCVYLKYGPNYGGDEVVVWILKHEDQWSKHCVIKLPDYNDKVDVIGCWNKEGDILIKRLLTNALKGPSQLVVYRLTNDSFHSLAGLEDGPGEEANYYNIQMYQSSLLSMRKWH